A genomic segment from Gemmatimonadaceae bacterium encodes:
- a CDS encoding YihY/virulence factor BrkB family protein: MVVRGYDIAALAKKTWGEIGKDKVSVYAAQMSYSLFFALFPLLLFFAALLSLVADRQTVMAEFNGRIAAALPGDVASLLGKTIEEVIFAKGAPGLLSFGLLTAAWSGSSIFGALRAALNAAYGVEETRPWWMQYLVQLSMLIVAGAVIVASTMILINGEGIVAWLATHLGLERITTLIWTVIQFPLAFIALVAVLWMIYYVLPNCRHQDKRILILGALLATLLWIAATLLFRLYVQKFNQLNPAYGAIGAIMVLLTWMYYSSYVLLAIGELMAELQAGSGRVDQPVEKSPMAGASVPRRYALVPSRGARSARFCGASLKARRCALSLRRSAFSVCSRSSPDLFL; the protein is encoded by the coding sequence ATGGTCGTTCGAGGTTATGACATCGCGGCGCTCGCGAAGAAGACCTGGGGCGAGATCGGGAAGGATAAGGTTTCCGTGTATGCCGCGCAGATGTCATATAGCCTCTTCTTCGCCCTCTTTCCGTTGCTGCTCTTCTTTGCCGCACTGCTGAGCCTCGTCGCCGATAGGCAAACCGTAATGGCCGAGTTCAACGGCCGCATTGCCGCGGCGCTTCCCGGCGATGTCGCCTCGCTGCTCGGCAAGACGATCGAAGAGGTGATCTTCGCCAAGGGCGCGCCGGGCTTGTTGTCCTTCGGCCTGTTGACGGCGGCCTGGTCCGGCTCGAGCATTTTCGGCGCGCTTCGCGCGGCGCTCAACGCGGCCTACGGCGTCGAAGAGACGCGACCCTGGTGGATGCAGTACCTGGTCCAGCTCAGCATGCTCATCGTCGCAGGCGCGGTTATAGTCGCCTCGACGATGATTCTCATCAACGGCGAGGGCATCGTTGCTTGGCTGGCCACTCATCTTGGCCTCGAGCGCATCACGACGCTCATCTGGACCGTGATTCAGTTTCCGCTGGCGTTCATCGCCCTCGTCGCCGTGCTCTGGATGATCTACTATGTTCTGCCGAACTGCCGGCACCAGGATAAGCGTATTCTCATCCTCGGCGCTCTCCTCGCGACGCTTCTCTGGATCGCGGCGACGCTCCTATTCCGGCTATATGTGCAGAAGTTCAATCAACTGAACCCCGCGTATGGCGCGATTGGCGCCATAATGGTTTTGCTGACATGGATGTACTACTCGTCGTACGTACTGCTTGCGATTGGCGAGCTGATGGCCGAGCTGCAAGCGGGGAGCGGCCGGGTCGACCAGCCCGTCGAGAAATCGCCCATGGCAGGTGCGTCGGTGCCACGGCGATATGCTCTGGTTCCCTCGCGCGGCGCGAGATCGGCGCGCTTCTGCGGCGCCTCGCTGAAGGCTCGGCGCTGTGCGCTATCGCTGCGACGCTCGGCTTTCTCCGTGTGCTCTCGCTCGTCGCCGGACTTGTTCTTGTGA
- a CDS encoding ABC transporter permease has translation MSFLLRRLLLAVPTLFGVLLVAFLLLYIAPGDPVQAMIGEHADEETIARLRAQLHLDDPLPQRFGHYVASVARGDLGRSYITNRPITQDIRERFPKTLQLAGAAMLLAVVVGITLGVLSARTPGGWFDRLSLGVAYLGISFPVYWVGLLLILLFAVTLRVLPPSGYGRMRFLILPALALGMRSIAFLARMTRSAMLESLGADYVRTARAKGLAERAVTIKHALRNALIPIITVVGLDFGAYLTGSILTETVFSWPGIGRYVVNAIGRRDLPAIQGTVLFLSAVFVVVNLITDLAYAKADPRVSYR, from the coding sequence ATGTCCTTTCTTCTGCGACGCCTGCTCCTCGCGGTGCCGACGCTCTTCGGGGTACTTCTCGTCGCGTTTCTCCTGCTGTACATCGCGCCCGGCGATCCCGTACAGGCGATGATCGGCGAGCACGCCGACGAAGAGACGATCGCGCGGCTACGCGCGCAGCTCCATCTCGACGATCCTCTCCCGCAGCGATTCGGACACTATGTCGCGAGCGTCGCCCGCGGCGATCTCGGACGATCGTACATCACGAACCGGCCGATCACGCAGGACATTCGCGAGCGCTTTCCGAAAACGCTCCAGCTCGCCGGCGCGGCGATGCTGCTCGCCGTGGTCGTCGGCATCACGCTCGGCGTCTTGAGTGCGCGCACCCCGGGCGGATGGTTCGATCGTTTGTCGTTAGGCGTGGCCTATCTCGGGATTTCATTCCCCGTATATTGGGTCGGTTTGCTGCTGATTCTTCTCTTCGCCGTCACGCTGCGCGTCCTGCCGCCATCCGGCTACGGGCGCATGCGCTTCCTGATCCTTCCGGCCCTGGCCCTCGGCATGCGTTCGATCGCTTTTCTCGCGCGCATGACTCGCTCGGCAATGCTCGAGTCGTTGGGCGCGGACTATGTGAGGACGGCGCGCGCCAAGGGCCTCGCCGAGCGTGCGGTCACGATCAAGCACGCCCTGCGGAACGCACTCATTCCAATCATTACCGTCGTCGGCCTCGACTTCGGCGCGTATCTCACCGGGAGCATTCTCACCGAGACGGTGTTTTCGTGGCCGGGCATCGGCCGCTATGTCGTGAACGCCATTGGCCGCCGCGACCTGCCGGCCATTCAAGGAACGGTGCTATTTCTCAGCGCGGTCTTCGTGGTGGTGAATCTCATCACGGATCTCGCCTATGCGAAGGCGGATCCGCGGGTGAGCTATCGGTGA
- a CDS encoding ABC transporter substrate-binding protein has protein sequence MRRGFFVGLAALVACFGGDVAPDRRTLIDSRDNYDPRSLDPALSTDVPTGRAVGYIFDGLTRFTPTAQVEPGLAERWDLSSDGRTYTFHLRRSVHFHDGSSFGARDVVASWERALEPSTRSSASEFLYPIKGARDFHTQKAKTVAGLSVRDDSTIVVTLEEPLAAFLKLLAMPVASIVPQRIAPNFGERPIGTGPWRLIDWHHDDYLLFARNDQYFLGPPKAESLEARIIAEPSTSVAEFESGNVDVLQIPAGQIREWEDDESRRPMLSSTPALELVYVGINTTRGPLVDPRVRQAINYAVDINTIIERLVAGRGTRAAGVIPPALAGYDSARRPYPFNPAKAKQLLAAAGHPNGIDVELWVSMTPIYVRIAETIQAYLNAVGIRTKVVQRESAASRAAARKGETDMILKDWYADYPDAENFLYPLLYSGNKGSGGNVSFYANTRFDSTVLAARRELNATKRAALLRSADSIGFVDAPMMFLYFYNELYAVQPWVKGFRPPVIFNGQRWLDVSLSAERGGQSTPADSAPHVAPNAPRSTRNAPPSTP, from the coding sequence GTGCGCCGCGGTTTCTTCGTCGGTCTCGCCGCGCTCGTCGCGTGCTTTGGCGGCGATGTAGCGCCCGATCGACGCACGCTCATCGATTCACGCGACAACTACGATCCACGCTCGCTCGATCCCGCACTCTCGACTGATGTACCGACGGGCCGCGCCGTCGGGTATATCTTCGACGGATTGACGCGTTTTACCCCAACGGCGCAGGTCGAGCCGGGCCTCGCCGAACGATGGGACCTCTCGTCGGATGGCCGCACATACACGTTTCACCTGCGCCGCAGCGTCCACTTCCACGATGGCAGTTCCTTCGGCGCGCGCGACGTGGTCGCCAGCTGGGAGCGAGCGCTCGAGCCCAGTACCAGGAGCTCTGCAAGCGAGTTTCTGTATCCGATCAAGGGCGCCCGAGATTTTCACACGCAGAAAGCAAAGACCGTCGCCGGGCTTTCCGTGCGTGACGACAGCACGATCGTCGTCACGCTCGAGGAGCCACTCGCCGCATTCCTCAAGCTGCTCGCGATGCCAGTTGCGTCCATCGTTCCGCAACGCATCGCACCGAACTTTGGCGAGCGACCGATAGGTACCGGACCCTGGCGATTGATCGACTGGCACCACGATGACTATCTCCTCTTTGCCCGGAACGATCAGTACTTCCTCGGCCCACCAAAGGCCGAGTCCCTCGAGGCGCGGATCATTGCCGAGCCTAGCACGTCCGTCGCGGAGTTCGAGAGCGGGAACGTCGATGTCCTTCAGATACCAGCCGGCCAAATCCGTGAATGGGAGGATGACGAAAGCCGTCGCCCGATGCTCAGCTCCACCCCCGCGCTCGAGCTGGTGTACGTTGGAATCAATACCACGCGCGGCCCGCTCGTCGATCCGCGCGTCCGTCAGGCGATCAACTACGCAGTCGACATCAATACGATCATCGAGCGACTCGTCGCAGGGCGCGGCACACGAGCCGCTGGCGTTATTCCACCGGCACTCGCTGGCTATGACAGCGCTCGTCGTCCCTATCCTTTCAACCCCGCCAAAGCGAAACAGCTTCTTGCCGCCGCAGGCCATCCGAACGGAATTGACGTCGAGCTGTGGGTGTCCATGACCCCGATCTACGTCCGCATCGCAGAGACGATCCAGGCGTATTTGAACGCCGTCGGCATTCGGACGAAGGTTGTGCAGCGAGAGTCCGCCGCGTCACGAGCGGCTGCTCGAAAGGGCGAGACGGATATGATTCTTAAGGACTGGTACGCCGATTATCCCGACGCGGAGAACTTTCTCTATCCATTGCTGTACAGCGGCAACAAAGGATCGGGTGGAAACGTGTCGTTCTACGCCAATACGCGCTTTGATTCCACCGTGCTGGCCGCGCGACGAGAGTTGAATGCGACGAAACGCGCGGCTCTCCTGCGAAGCGCCGATTCGATCGGCTTTGTCGACGCTCCGATGATGTTTCTGTACTTCTATAACGAGCTGTATGCCGTCCAACCGTGGGTCAAGGGATTTCGTCCGCCGGTGATCTTCAATGGCCAGCGCTGGCTCGATGTGTCGCTGAGCGCGGAGCGCGGAGGGCAGAGCACACCTGCGGACAGTGCCCCACACGTCGCGCCGAACGCTCCGCGCTCCACGCGCAACGCTCCTCCCTCCACGCCCTGA
- a CDS encoding DUF2071 domain-containing protein, which produces MFWTEDPTGEIGHRPWPLPSSPWIMAQRWTDLLFAHWPVDAEALRRIVPPSLPIDLFEGRAWVSIAAFYLSHLRARWLPALPIVSEFPELNVRTYVTLGSKPGVYFFSLDAGSAVAVAAARATYFLPYFRASMNIRAAADGTLQYHSRRIDSRGRPAELSARYRPIGPISRAKPGSLDHWLTERYSLYAIDHAARIRCAEIHHHPWPLQPAEADISVNTMASAGGIELPSTAPRLSFASRLDVVVWSPTRVPDANSPQKR; this is translated from the coding sequence ATGTTCTGGACCGAAGATCCAACGGGCGAAATTGGCCATCGCCCATGGCCGCTCCCGAGTAGTCCGTGGATCATGGCGCAGCGCTGGACCGATTTGCTGTTCGCTCACTGGCCGGTCGACGCCGAAGCACTGCGACGTATCGTTCCACCATCCCTGCCCATCGATCTCTTCGAGGGACGCGCGTGGGTCTCGATCGCGGCGTTCTATCTCAGTCATCTGCGCGCCCGCTGGTTACCGGCGCTTCCGATCGTCTCGGAGTTTCCGGAGCTCAACGTACGAACATATGTCACCTTAGGCAGCAAGCCTGGCGTCTATTTCTTCAGCCTCGATGCTGGTAGCGCCGTCGCGGTCGCTGCCGCCCGCGCGACGTATTTCCTTCCGTACTTTCGCGCGAGCATGAACATCCGCGCCGCTGCTGACGGCACCCTCCAGTATCACAGCCGGCGTATTGACTCCCGCGGCCGTCCGGCGGAGCTGAGCGCGCGCTATCGACCGATTGGGCCGATCAGCCGCGCGAAGCCCGGCTCACTCGATCACTGGCTCACTGAGCGCTATTCCCTGTACGCGATCGATCACGCTGCACGCATTCGTTGCGCCGAAATTCATCATCATCCATGGCCGCTGCAACCGGCCGAAGCCGATATTTCGGTAAATACGATGGCCAGCGCCGGGGGTATCGAGCTTCCGTCGACTGCCCCGCGGCTCTCCTTTGCGTCCCGGCTCGATGTCGTCGTCTGGTCGCCTACGCGAGTGCCCGACGCCAATTCGCCCCAAAAGCGATAA
- a CDS encoding MazG nucleotide pyrophosphohydrolase domain-containing protein, which translates to MHLADFQRSALRTVNPVLTADERLLDAAAGLAEEAGEVLGLVRKRVFQQRETSTERFVEELGDVLWCVAVTADALGISLGDVAVANIRKLEQRHPEGFQARDPR; encoded by the coding sequence GTGCATCTCGCCGACTTCCAACGCTCTGCCCTTCGTACCGTCAACCCTGTGCTCACGGCCGATGAGCGCCTGCTCGACGCGGCCGCGGGATTGGCCGAAGAGGCGGGCGAGGTCTTGGGCCTCGTGCGGAAGCGCGTGTTTCAGCAACGCGAAACGAGCACCGAACGTTTCGTCGAGGAGCTCGGCGATGTCCTCTGGTGTGTCGCCGTCACCGCCGATGCGCTCGGCATCTCGTTAGGTGACGTCGCCGTGGCGAACATTCGAAAGCTCGAGCAGCGGCACCCAGAGGGATTTCAGGCGCGCGATCCGCGTTAG
- a CDS encoding BamA/TamA family outer membrane protein: MRRFFFALLAWAGVVLGLLAGASSASAQDIGCDPGDREVRSLDFIGNHAFTDDELALRIATTPSTWSRRHLKVFGTRRCLDMDELVRDKYRLQLLYRQAGYYNAKVDTLLTPAGPDQVNVKFLIDEGKPVLISRLTMAGLDSVKNREQILSGLWVAVGKPYDFNRIQADVATVLARLRNVGYPQPDFLRNYDVDRDSLTAHVAITFLPGPLVRIGAVNVYDTPNKGKKQEISDRIIRKLVGIGPGDTFKEQALIDAQRNLYQTSAFRYVEVVPVVDTARLVADSTMDLKVTLIEGYMRDLNTELGWATLDCFRARAQIVDKNFLGGAQRLELTGQASKLLWGVMQTDFTRQNLCRYDYLNEDPFSKSNYSLNATLRQPALFGTWATPSFSLYTERRSEYKAYLRTTYIGGEASLLRALSSTASLRVGYNIEYGKTEADPTLLCAGFSRCDSASIRQTLSLLPLAVFSVAAARVRTDNPVNPTDGYAIRAESRNSATFLGSSSQLTFVKGVGDAAWYHPVSGGVLALRLHVGSVWGGADVNGVTQPPQQERLYAGGAASVRGYPQNELGSLLYVFEDTSQKQIQIKHVTPDTVYFVFSDSAKQNRVVPVGGNRLLVGSVDYRVRSPILPRLLQFTFFTDAGTVWNWDTRFPLGGFHPSYTPGIGLRAFTPLGPIQINAGYNPSDPVLGQALFTPNRDLAQKGGFVNVYCAVPDGTSAADASKSFFKNGQWQQVPNTVCNPTYRPSLPAHWYNRFTITFSIGPEF, from the coding sequence ATGCGGCGATTCTTTTTCGCGCTGCTGGCTTGGGCGGGTGTCGTCCTCGGGCTCCTGGCGGGGGCCTCGTCGGCGAGCGCGCAGGATATTGGGTGTGACCCCGGCGATCGGGAAGTGCGGAGCCTCGACTTCATCGGCAATCACGCCTTCACCGACGACGAGCTTGCGTTGCGCATCGCGACGACGCCGTCGACATGGTCGCGACGACATCTGAAAGTGTTCGGGACGCGGCGCTGCCTCGACATGGACGAGCTGGTCCGCGACAAGTACCGCCTGCAGCTACTGTATCGACAGGCGGGCTACTACAACGCCAAGGTCGACACGCTGCTCACGCCGGCCGGGCCTGATCAGGTCAACGTCAAGTTCCTGATCGACGAAGGGAAGCCTGTTCTCATTTCGCGCCTAACGATGGCGGGCCTCGATTCCGTCAAGAATCGTGAGCAGATCCTAAGTGGCTTGTGGGTGGCAGTCGGGAAGCCGTACGACTTCAATCGAATCCAGGCCGATGTGGCGACGGTGCTCGCGCGGCTGCGCAACGTCGGCTATCCGCAGCCGGACTTTCTGCGCAATTATGACGTCGACAGAGACTCCCTAACGGCGCACGTCGCGATCACCTTTTTGCCCGGTCCCCTGGTGCGCATTGGCGCCGTGAACGTCTACGACACGCCTAATAAGGGGAAGAAGCAGGAGATCAGCGATCGAATCATTCGCAAGCTCGTCGGCATCGGTCCTGGCGACACGTTCAAGGAGCAGGCGCTGATCGACGCGCAGCGGAATCTGTACCAGACGAGTGCCTTCAGATATGTAGAGGTCGTGCCTGTGGTCGATACGGCGAGGCTCGTCGCCGATTCGACCATGGATCTCAAGGTTACGCTGATCGAGGGCTACATGCGCGACCTCAACACTGAGTTGGGTTGGGCGACCCTCGACTGCTTCCGCGCCCGCGCGCAGATCGTCGACAAGAATTTCCTGGGTGGCGCGCAACGACTGGAGCTAACAGGTCAGGCGTCGAAGCTTCTCTGGGGCGTGATGCAGACTGATTTCACCCGCCAGAACCTCTGTCGCTACGACTATCTGAACGAAGACCCGTTCAGCAAATCCAACTACTCCTTGAACGCGACGCTTCGTCAACCGGCGCTCTTCGGGACGTGGGCGACCCCGTCGTTCTCACTCTACACGGAGCGACGGAGCGAGTACAAAGCGTATTTGCGTACGACCTACATCGGTGGCGAAGCCTCCCTGCTCAGAGCGCTGTCGTCGACGGCGTCGCTCCGCGTCGGCTACAACATCGAGTATGGAAAGACGGAGGCTGACCCAACGCTCCTCTGCGCTGGCTTCAGTCGCTGCGATTCCGCTTCCATTCGTCAAACTCTCAGCCTGCTGCCCTTGGCGGTATTCAGCGTTGCGGCAGCACGCGTGCGTACCGACAATCCCGTGAACCCGACGGACGGGTACGCAATTCGAGCGGAGTCACGTAACTCGGCGACTTTCCTCGGATCGAGCTCCCAGCTCACTTTCGTGAAGGGTGTTGGCGACGCGGCGTGGTACCATCCAGTTTCAGGCGGTGTCCTCGCACTACGCCTCCACGTTGGATCAGTCTGGGGCGGCGCCGACGTGAATGGCGTTACACAACCGCCGCAGCAGGAGCGTCTCTATGCCGGAGGCGCCGCCAGCGTTCGAGGATATCCGCAGAACGAGCTGGGATCGCTACTCTACGTTTTCGAGGACACCTCACAGAAGCAGATCCAGATCAAACACGTTACCCCGGACACGGTCTATTTCGTCTTTAGCGACTCTGCGAAGCAGAACCGAGTTGTACCGGTGGGCGGCAACCGCCTTTTGGTTGGGAGTGTCGACTACCGAGTGCGCTCGCCGATTCTCCCGAGGCTCTTGCAGTTCACGTTTTTCACGGATGCAGGCACAGTTTGGAACTGGGATACCAGGTTTCCTCTTGGCGGATTCCACCCCAGCTACACCCCGGGAATAGGGCTCCGGGCCTTCACTCCGCTCGGGCCCATTCAGATCAATGCGGGGTACAACCCATCCGACCCGGTCTTAGGTCAGGCGCTGTTCACGCCGAACCGGGATCTCGCGCAAAAAGGCGGCTTCGTCAACGTGTATTGTGCAGTGCCGGACGGAACGTCCGCTGCAGATGCATCGAAATCATTTTTCAAGAACGGCCAGTGGCAGCAGGTTCCAAATACGGTGTGCAATCCCACTTATCGGCCGTCGCTGCCGGCACATTGGTACAACAGATTTACCATTACTTTCTCGATAGGTCCCGAGTTCTAA